A region of Lycium barbarum isolate Lr01 chromosome 1, ASM1917538v2, whole genome shotgun sequence DNA encodes the following proteins:
- the LOC132611095 gene encoding uncharacterized protein LOC132611095 has translation MASKTNDGADSSVVLTPFFDGNDFEYWKIRMRTYLKAEGLWTIFANGYEEPEDDGELSVAKMKNLEAKRRQDAKALSKIQMGVSIAFFAKFATCETAKQAWESLEADVYGDEKVRTINLQTLRREFQNLKMIESEKIDEYCTRVMNIVNEMRNHGDEISDQQVVEKILISVIEKYEYIVAITEETKDLSKLSIKELVGSFRAHEKRRFFRQNQPKETAFQSRTNENSQNFSKNQ, from the coding sequence ATGGCATCTAAAACAAATGATGGTGCTGATTCTTCAGTTGTTCTTACTCCATTTTTTGATGGAAATGACTTTGAATACTGGAAGATAAGAATGAGAACTTATCTAAAAGCTGAAGGTTTGTGGACTATTTTTGCAAATGGCTATGAAGAGCCAGAAGACGATGGTGAACTTTCAGTAGCAAAGATGAAAAATCTTGAGGCTAAGCGTCGTCAAGATGCAAAGGCTTTGAGCAAAATTCAGATGGGAGTCTCAATAGCATTTTTTGCAAAATTTGCTACTTGTGAGACTGCAAAGCAAGCTTGGGAGTCTCTGGAAGCAGACGTGTATGGTGATGAAAAGGTACGCACTATCAATCTTCAAACTCTTAGAAGAGAGTTTCAAAATTTGAAGATGATAGAATCTGAAAAAATCGATGAATATTGCACAAGAGTCATGAATATTGTTAATGAAATGAGAAATCATGGTGATGAAATTTCTGACCAACAAGTTGTGGAAAAGATTCTAATTAGTGTCATAGAAAAGTATGAGTATATTGTTGCTATCACTGAGGAGACGAAAGATCTTTCTAAGCTTTCCATCAAAGAGCTAGTTGGATCGTTTCGTGCACACGAGAAGCGAAGATTTTTTCGTCAGAATCAACCCAAAGAGACGGCTTTCCAGTCCAGAACCAATGAGAATTCTCAAAATTTCTCAAAGAATCAATAA
- the LOC132611106 gene encoding uncharacterized protein LOC132611106, translating to MEANNNRSILYMKDSTHGSILAYEKYQSPLSFHITIIYAKCDEPLRRGLWDDLRDTAGRITGSLGVVGGFNVITKPDEKTGGRPCRIEESLDFLACLSDCNLQDGGFLGSRFTWSDYRDPPNTIWKRLDNLVYNAKWFDSFGAFEDIFEEPKRLEILIRNLEETSLTNNNHEIEENLAKARADFTKFIKFQDNILRQKAQVKWLHEGDANIVFFHSIIKDRRKRLCWN from the exons ATGGAAGCTAACAATAATAGGAGCATACTGTACATGAAAGACTCAACACATGGGAGCATACTAGCTTATGAAAAATATCAATCCCCTCTCTCCTTCCACATCACTATTATTTATGCTAAATGTGATGAGCCTTTGAGGAGAGGACTTTGGGATGACTTAAGAGACACTGCCGGAAGAATTACAGGCTCCTTGGGAGTGGTGGGTGGCTTCAATGTCATCACCAAACCTGATGAGAAAACAGGAGGGAGACCCTGCAGAATTGAAGAGAGTTTGGACTTTTTAGCATGTCTTTCTGATTGCAACTTACAAGATGGTGGTTTTCTGGGATCTAGATTTACATGGAGTGATTATAGAGATCCACCCAACACTATATGGAAAAGGTTAGACAACTTGGTGTATAATGCTAAATGGTTTGATAGCTTTGGAG CTTTTGAAGACATCTTTGAAGAACCCAAAAGGTTGGAAATACTTATTAGAAACCTTGAGGAAACTTCTTTGACTAACAATAACCATGAAATCGAGGAAAACCTTGCTAAAGCTAGAGCCGATTTCACTAAGTTCATAAAGTTTCAGGATaatattttaaggcagaaagCTCAGGTTAAATGGCTTCATGAAGGTGATGCCAACATTGTTTTCTTCCATAGCATCATCAAAGATAGAAGAAAGAGGCTTTGTTGGAATTAA